TAGCAGCTTGTCGAGCGTGAAAAAGCGCAGACTGCCACAATCGGTTCCCATCGCTGGAAAGAAAATCTCACATCTGGAAATCCATTCCACTTGCCCGTCCACGAGGCTTACCCACACAGCGGACATCGGGCGGATCGATCGTCATGACGCCGCCACGCCAGCCGCGCGCACTCACCCGCGATTCAATACGGCGACCCGGTCACATCCAGCCGCACCTGCCACAGCGCCCCCGCCCCGGTCAGGTACAGCGTCTTGCCGTCGGCGCCGCCGAAAGCCGCGTTGGTGACGTTGGCATCGACCCGGATCGTGGCCAGCTCCTTGCCCTGCGGCGAAAACACGCGCACGCGGTGCGCCGTGTGCTCGGTCACGTAGACGTTGCCGTGGCAATCGACCGCCATCCCGTCCGGCACCTCCAAGCCGCGCACGATGTCGCGGCCCGCGCCCGGCACGCCGCCGGCGACCGGGTGCGCGCGCAGCAGGCCGTCGCCGGCATTCACGTACAGTACGTCGCCGGCCGGGGACAGGGCGATGCCGTTGGGGTTACGGCGGCTGCCGTCCACCAGCGTCACGCGCCCGTCCGTGCCGACACGGTACACGCCGGTCACCGGCTGGCCGCCCGGCGCCGCCGCCTTCTGGAAGTCCGGATCGGTGAAGTACAGGGTACCCTCGGCGGCGATGGCGATGTCGTTGGGCGAATTGAACACCTGGCCCTGGTAGCGCCCCGCCAACACCGCGCCCTTGTCCCCGCTTTTGCCCCCGCCGTTACCTTTTGCTGCGGCCGCGCCGTCGAGCGCCAGCCGCGTCACCGCCTTCTGCTTGTGGTTGGCCGTCACCAGGTTGCCGCCGGCGTCCACCGCCAGGCCGTTGCTGCCGCTGTCCTCGACGACGGTACGCACGCTGCCGTCCGCCGCCAATTTGCGGATGCGCGACGGGAAGGCCGGGCCGTTGCCGAAGTCGGAAAAGTACAGCGCGCCCTCGATCCAGACCGGGCCTTCGTACAGTCCCTCGCTGCGCGTCGGCTCGACCGCGGCGATGCGCTCGGCGCGCAGTTCGCCGGCGGGCGCCTTGCCGCTGCAGGCCATCGGCTGCGCCAGGGCCGGAACGGCGAGCGCCGCCACCAGGGCGGCAGCCGCAAGACGGATGCGGGAAGAAGCGGGGGCGGTACGTCGTTCGTTCATATCGTTCATATCATTTATACTGGATCGGGGTGGAACGCGTTCGCCGCCGAGGATCGCTAACGTCGCGTCTTCAGCCGCACTCGGTGGACGCCCGGCTGCCGCCGTCGACCTCGCGCAGCGCCTGGCGCGCCATCTCGCGGATGCCTTCGAACGACTTGGCCGCGGCGATGAAGCGGCCGTTGTGGCAAAAGCCCGCGTCGGCCACGCCGGTCACCGCCGCCAGGTCGCCATCGCGCAGGCCGGCCCAGGATGCGGGCAGGTCGGCGCGCGCCTCGAAGGTGTCCGGGCTGGTCGGCACGGTGTGGATCATGTAGCGGCCCTCGCCGATATTGTGGCTAATGACGAACAGCACCTTCGGCATTTCCTTGCGCACCACCGAAGTCCAGGGCAATGCGCCGTTCTTCAGGAACAGCACCCTGCCCCCTTCCAGCGGCTCGGAATGGCGCACCTGTTCCAGCGCCAGCTGGGCGCCGACGCGGTATTTCACGGCGTTGACCATCACGTCGGCCATCAGCGCCATGGCGCGCCTGAACTGGGTCAGGCGGTAGGCTTCGGTCGGCTCGCCGTAGCCGATGCGCTGCTCGTCCATCCAGTTCGGGTTGAAGCCGGACACCACCGCCGACAGGCCGTAGCTGCCGGGCGCGTTCCTGGCCGCGCCGGTGTCCGACATGTCGAGGTATTGCACGATGTCGGCGTCGATCGCGTAGGCCATTTCGCGCGCGGCGTCGT
The genomic region above belongs to Massilia forsythiae and contains:
- a CDS encoding SMP-30/gluconolactonase/LRE family protein; translated protein: MNERRTAPASSRIRLAAAALVAALAVPALAQPMACSGKAPAGELRAERIAAVEPTRSEGLYEGPVWIEGALYFSDFGNGPAFPSRIRKLAADGSVRTVVEDSGSNGLAVDAGGNLVTANHKQKAVTRLALDGAAAAKGNGGGKSGDKGAVLAGRYQGQVFNSPNDIAIAAEGTLYFTDPDFQKAAAPGGQPVTGVYRVGTDGRVTLVDGSRRNPNGIALSPAGDVLYVNAGDGLLRAHPVAGGVPGAGRDIVRGLEVPDGMAVDCHGNVYVTEHTAHRVRVFSPQGKELATIRVDANVTNAAFGGADGKTLYLTGAGALWQVRLDVTGSPY
- a CDS encoding MYG1 family protein, translating into MVIVTHSGKFHADDAWAVAVLDIVFPGSDIVRTRDAATIETADFAVDVGGIWDPAGGRFDHHQKGFDGARQSGVVYASAGLVWREYGPRCVAILAERHTGHKLSDDAAREMAYAIDADIVQYLDMSDTGAARNAPGSYGLSAVVSGFNPNWMDEQRIGYGEPTEAYRLTQFRRAMALMADVMVNAVKYRVGAQLALEQVRHSEPLEGGRVLFLKNGALPWTSVVRKEMPKVLFVISHNIGEGRYMIHTVPTSPDTFEARADLPASWAGLRDGDLAAVTGVADAGFCHNGRFIAAAKSFEGIREMARQALREVDGGSRASTECG